The genomic window CGCTCTTTGCCTGTCGGTCTCGCCGCGATCCCTGCTGCTTGTGGCTCTGGTGAGGCTGTTCATGGCCATGGCACCTCTGAGGCTTGTGCTGTCCCCTCTGTCCTTGCCACTGCTCCTGgttctgcagcagcagcagcctgcgTTCTCTCTCCAGGGTCAGGTGAACTTTCTGGTCTGAGCGCTTCAGCTCTTCCCAGGCAACTGCAGCCTGTTGCTGCAGCTCTCGCATCCTCTGGGCCTTCTTGAGCCTGTTCAGCACCAGGGCCAGGATCTTATGGTCCCTGAAAGATATCACCGCCTCGTCCAGCTTGCTCTTGAGGACCTGAGCGTGATGGCTACTCTTCTCTTTACAGGAGGCAAAGGGCCGGTTGTACTTGTTTAAGGACTCAGTCCGGTCATGGTCACTCCTATTctgggtgcacacacatgtggattGCTTCCAGAACTCTTGGGAGTGCACAGAGGACTTGTCTGTGAGAACCGAGGATGGGGACCAGAGATGTCTGCACACCGGCACTGCCCATCGGTCTCCAGTGTGTGTCTTCTCTACAAgcaaattcccagcacccgcagaGCTGAACGTTTTCCCCGGGTACTGCGGGGACGAATCTCCCCAGGCTGTAGGGTATCGAGGACCGGACTGATTAggtggttgctgctgctgcttctgccagGTTCTGCTGGACTTGGTCGGTGCCTCCCCGCAGGCTTCTTCCAGGTGAAGGTTGCCGGACCTGTGCTTCCTGGCTCGGTCCGAGGGCCTCCGGGCCACATGTGTCAGGCTGTGGCTTTCTCGGGGAGAGGTGATATACCCACGCCGGCGTGACCGCCCGGTGGGAGAACACTTCTGGTGCACCCAGGGCACCTCGGTCTCAATCTCTGCGCCTGTAGTCTGGGCCCAGGGATTCAGAGACAGCTCAGGCCAGCCCAGTTGGGCTTCTAACTCTTGCTCTCCAGCTAGCAAGGGTTCCCCGAGCTCCCCATAGGGCTGTGGGGAGAAGAGATGGAAATCGGCCATGCTCCCTTTCCGGCTGGCCCAGAGTCTACACGAAGGTCGGCGGACCTTCAGGGGGCCACTGTGGACACCCAGCCCACGCTCAGATCCTGTGATCCATGTGGCCTGTGACGCTCCTGACACTTCACAATGCATCCTGGGGCCATCCGGTCTTTAAAGGCCTCAATGCACTCAGGTTTTGATGAGCTGACTGGAAGTCTAAGAAACAAGGGTGGTATTTAGAAACGAGGATCGTGACAGCATCAGTGTTTCAGGTCCCTGAATTAGTGGATTGTGGGAGCCCCAGgcttcaatttaaaaatagaaggcAGTGGGAGGGAGGGGCAAAGTGTAGTGTCGAGGAAGGAAGGTCTTGCCAGCCCTTTGGAATCACATCTCTCTTTATTTTTACGTTTGTTctattgtgtgtatgcatgtatggacGATTAGAATTAGAAGCCATGACCGGCGTGTGGGCAGCtcaggacaacttgtaggagtctgttctttctttaCAGGGGTCAAATGTAGGCTTTGAGACAAGTGCCCTTAACTGGCTAAGAATCTCACCAACCTCACTAAATGCTAATCTGCGCATGTAAGGTGTGGAAAGGAAACAGACCCTTAAGCACACTGGTCTGGACTTCAGCAAGCCCAAAGGATGCTTTCACGTTTACCTTTGTCAACTTTAGGACAGTAACAGGCAATTCTGATTTTCCTCTAATGTGTGAattacagctttaaaaaaaatcaaaatatgaatTTTGTCTGCACTGTTTTCAAATCGCCCCTCGAAGATTTCATTTATTGGCcatttgccccccccccctgtgagactttttttcccccttgccaAGAGACAAGTGACTCTGGATCTTCCGCTTTCAGCTATGGCCTGAATGTATGCCCCCAAACTGCTTGCTTTGAAATCTAATCACCATGATGGCGGCATTAAGGGGTAGGGACTGTCTACAGATGATTGAGCTGTGATGGTAGAGCCCCTATAAAAGACATTGGTATGCTTGTttctgttgtggcccgagctgccccacggtgggtgccaaaaatgttgagaactgtactaccccacgtttgggggccaaaatgtctcagaccattctgtcaatgttgggacctgcactgccaaaagccttggggactaacttgttagcccgcactgccccaagcagctccggtctgccggtcggggttcagcaagagagagaatgaggatggatgcgaagaatggagaccagacagagtgtgattcaatcctgtttattctttagtctctcttcctagtccaagtcccaagtcttgagttcctagtccctagtttctagtccctagtgcctccaagttccaagttacttcttccaagtgctaagtgcctaatgtctaataattcttcttctgagttctctagtccaagtgtcttcttcctcaatgcctaattcctactccaaattgtactctaagttgtactctctaacctaattcctagttccaagttgtactcccaagtgcctaataatctgttgctttcttctgtctgcctcttgccttttatatgtcagacttctaagccacgcctttaagtcacacctttaagtcgtgcccttagggcttgtctctaaatgtgatctctaagtcatgcccttaagtcacacacctttaagtctcacacacccaagcaggcggctatcatccttgcagccatcttgagccatataccctgacaagagacttgattacattagcctacaacagctgagcacactctgataacatcttgcttctgtcggctccccacatgttCCAGAACTTCATTGCAGTTTGCAAGAGTTGGCTCCAAGATTCTGTGAGACAGAAGGCAGTAGCAGGCAGACCCAGGACAGCGCTAAGTGTGGTTTGGTAGGGACTGGCTGGCAAATGTGTGGTCCCAGGGAACAATGTGAACAGTGGATTTCCCTTGATTTGGGTTAGAAATAGGAGTCTTAGATAGTGGTCAGGACTAAAGTGACTTCAATCAAGTCAGAGTGTACCTGGTCTATCTCACAGCAATGGTGAGTGCTGTGGTACCAGGTGCTTATGGTACCAGGATTCAACTTGTAAAAGTCTTTCTATTGGCTTATTCATTAAGAAACATTCCACCTGTAGCTCTGAGACCACCCCTCCAATAGCTATAAATATAGCCCAATATAAAATGGCTAACttacttaaaattttgtttggAGTGTGTAcacagctgtctctctctctctgtctctctgtctctctctgtctctctctgtctctccatctctctgtctctctgtctctctgtctctgtctctctctctctctctctctctctctgtgtgtgtgtgtgtgtgtgtgtgtgtgtgtgtgtgtgtgtactccatTACCCAGTTCTCAAGtatgaactttgtagatgacaacatTGTGCCACAAGGCCAAAAGCTTTTTACATGATTGAAAGCTAAAAGACTATGTGAGGCAGCCAGCCCAGGAGCAACCACAGTGGCTGTAACTCAGAATGGCTATGGTCACTTCACACTAAATAGCCGTTATAAGGGTGGACATCAgtcagtaaaggcacttgctgtcacgTCTTATATTAAGAGTTCGGTTcctgggacccatatggtagaacCAGCCAACTCCCACAACTTgtgctctgacctctacatgcacacgTCGGCATACTCAGgtacgtgtgcgcacacacaaataCTTGTAATAACAAATATAAAGCTGAGCACTAAAATCATAGCAGgccactgtgtatatgtgtgtgttcatgcacttAAGTGTGCCGCagtgtacatgtgaaggtcagagcacACGCAACCACTGGGAAGCAAAGGCCAGCGAGCAACATTgctttttcctcaggcttcttttCATCTGGGTCATTGGGAGGAAGGTTCCACCACACTCTCTCTGAGGGAAGGTCTCCCTTTCACTGTTAATCCTTAGTGGCTAGCAAATGCAGCACAGAACCAGGAACAATGTCTGGGATGTACTTgtgaaacacaaagagaaagcaTTTTGAGGGGCCTAGGGAGAGGGCTCTGGGCCTTAGAGCATACCACACCTGTATCTCCATATCCCAGTATGACTCCTTGGAAGGTCCCAGCATTCGAGTCAAGTCAGGGCTCCCAGGAGCACAGGAAAGAGATGGTAAGCTGCCAAGCATCCCCTCAATGCTGAGAACAACCAGTCTCTTTTTTATTTGGCAGTGAAGTCCTCAACGGACTGCACTGTGTGACTCAGAATGTGGCCTTCTGCCAAATTAAGACCTGGGCCCTCTCTTTCTGAGTTTGTTGGAGGATTGAAAACCCGCTCTGACCCCACAACTCAACTGAACCCCTGGGTTCTGTGTGCTTATAGTTCCTGCAGAAACTTGAAacattttctccctccccctctttccatctgtccatctgtctctctctctccccctatttgtctctgcctgtctctctctctatctctccgcATAGTTCTTAATGCTTGGATGAGTCAAAGGGGAGAAATCAGAAAGTCACATGTGGTATGGGCATTTGAACATAGAGTGTTCAAACTGACATGTGCTTAAACACACATGGGGgaatgggggtggagagatggctcagcagttgagagcacttgttgctcttgcagaggacctgagttttgttctTCGCACCGATGTCGGGCAGCTCACAGGTATTGAcaccccttctggcctccactggctcATACTTGGTATACACACctaaacagaaataaatcttGTGAAGTGAAATACAACCAAATATAAACAAAGTACACACTggattctaaaaacaaaacaggaagaataGCAAAATCTACCAATGCTTCTTATTTTACATTGGTTACTTTTTCAATCATATTTTAAGCCCATCAGACTAAATGCAATATACGATCACAATTAATTTTAtacctcttattttttttctgatatgaaTTCTAGGAGATTTAAATTTACATACATGGGGACGTAATATGCATTATGGTATGGTTATTTTGTGTGAAAGAGATTAAGTTTATTTAAACTGACATATAAAAATTACGAATTCATGGGATACTGTGAAATATTTTGATCTATTCCTGCATTGTGGGATATTTAGATCAGAATAAACAAATCTGTCTCCTCAGACAGTTTTCATTCCTCTATTGTGGAACTTGTGAATCCCTTTGTCTCCCTTTCTGACAGGTACTGTACACACCTGTCATCTATGGTCGCCTCCTGTGCTTAGCTCTGGAGACCCTGTGGTCACATGACTGCTACTTAGCACCCATCGATCACCCTCTCTCCATCACTATCTGTTTATATTTCTCTAAGTAATGAAAACTTCCCAGTGCTTAGGCTGTAAATGAAGGCTTTCAGCACACaggtagattttattttatacaaatgtatTGCTTtgaaatcacatacacacacacacacacacacacacacacacacacaccacacatatatgaaGGTTAGAGAACAAAATTGGGTATTGGTCCTCGGTGCCTTCCATCTTTCATatgaggcaggatctctcccAGGCTTGAGATTTCTTCAGGAAGACCAGGGTAGCTGATCAATTTGTCCAGCTAGACCAGGCTAGCTGATCTTTGAGCTTCCatgaatccacctgtctccagcTCTTCTCTCTCCATTACTGGAATAACACTACCCCTCACACCTctaaggcaagtgctttactgactgagccatctctccagcctctgaggtCACCCTTTCTAGGAGGATACTATTTAGGTCagaagagtttttgttttgtttgttgttaatCCCTGGATGGTACAacaaattataattttcaaaattcagCATTATGATATACTTTTAATGCCATGCAATTTAAGGTCTTTTATGCTTCATCTCCACAGTTTCCTTACTATGTAGGAAAACACTATGCCAAGTAACAATTTGTAAAAACACAGACCTGGGCCACGCTCTATATGTGCCTGCAATATAAGTAAGTAATTAGTTACTTATTACTTATATTAAGTAAGTAATATAAGTAAGTAATTACTTATGTAATTTAGTAAGTGGTCTTACTAAAGACAAGGGAAAcagaacaagcaaataaacaagtcAAACATACAACCGACCAAACAAGATAAATAAGAACCAAGTTAGAATGTATTTGTGATGACAGAGGGCTAGGCATGAGTATTCTAGCCTGTAAAcaacttctcccctcccccatctaaaaaaaaaagaaaagaaaagaaaagaaaagaaaagaaaagaaaagaaaatagtggGTTAAGAACCTGGAAATAGGCAAGTTAAGTTGCCATGGAAACAATCACAGTGCAAATATTCCAAGTGGATGAGAGGTTATGTGTGTAACAATGATGGCTGACACACTCTGAGCATGTGCCGGAACATGCCTGTGAGTGCTTTATGTGTAAACTTGACCATGGCAAGGCCAAGCGGGGCCTGCTGTTTCTGGAGGCACCAAGAGAGAATTCTGGCGTTCATGAAGCTGGTACTgggcagaggacccagaactGGAATCTGGGATTTCACACCTAACTTAGCACCCCCCGATGCAGCCTTCCACCACCAGATCTTACAGGCTAACGCCACTCTCTTCTAGGCAGATAAATGTGTGGACTGGAGCTGAGAAGATTTTAAACACTTGGGGTTTTGCTGCAGCCTAAGATTTTAATACACTTGTAACCTCAATCAAATTATAAGCTTGAGAGATGCTAAACAATtctcatgaagaaagaaaaaactctaAAGTATGTTCAGAGCCAAGGGCGAGCTGCATTCCCTGGGAGTGGGAGATTGGGGGTCACAAAATGCTACAGTCAACAAGTTACTCACCGGAGACATGGAAACTGAAATTTCCATGTGATAGTCATTTGCTTTAAAGTACCACGTGTGGCTTAGGATGTTACACAGAGGACAACGGTCACCCTTATACGATGGCTCTTTAttgaataaattttctttaaagatgggTTTGGTTGAAATTTTTAAACACTGTAAAAGTCTTTCACAACTCTCTATTTTTCCTGTCTTGTTAAAGTTGATCGTATGCTTTTAACTTTTAAGAGCCTTTGTTTTCTCAGAAGGCCCCAGAGAGGAAAGATAGCACTGCTGTGTGGGGACTGTGTGTGGATTACAGTACATGGGCCATTGTCAGTTCTTGGCTGCCATTGTCAGAAGGGCAGGGACCCCTCAGCCCACTGAAATCCCAGCCTCTGCCCTGAGCAGGCTTATTCAATTATGGATGGTTTACAGAAGGCAGGGCGCAGTGCTCTTTTCTGCTCAAAGCTACCTATGTGCAGGGACGGAGAACTCCAGCAATTGTGGGTGGCCTTCTGTGCACTCAGAAATCCCTTCTATCCACAGAAGCTGTACAAAGGCACCTTTGTCCACCTGCCACAGTCACAGCTGGAGAAAGCCATTACCTGCCTTCTACTCCATGTGGAGTGGTGTCTCTCCCTGCCCTTCCTTGCCAAGTAAAGACCACACTGTACAGTCTCATGGCTCCTTTAGAGAACCAGAGCTTCTCTTTTTGTCATCTGTGGCCACAGCAGACTCACACCTGGAGCGTCTAGGAATTCCTGAATAAGCAAGTCCTCCTGCAGCAAGTTCTGCAGGAGGCTGGATCTCATTTCCCATCGTCTCTACCGCACATTTCCAGGGCCAGCTACACTGGAGGCCCTTGATAGACATTTGAGTGGACAGTCTCATCACTGCTAAGCCTTTCCTGGTGGGCACTGTGCTTCTGTCCATGTGTTTGTACAACTACCACAACGAATTTCAGTCTCTCTGACTCAAGCCCCCCAAACCGTTCCTTAGTCgtctctttttctatctctgaCATTTGTGAAAACTGCAAGTCAACAGCTCTCTCAAGTGAACCCtttttggtttgctttctgtttctgtaagaACGTAACTGAGATAATAAGTCAAAAGGAGGGAAAGTTTGGGTTCATCATTTTGGAGGGCTCACAGGTGGCCCGTTGTTCTGGGACTGATGGTGGGGGAGCATACCACACAGGCAGCACACCCATGATGAGGAAGGCTGCTTGCCTCCCAGCAGAGGGGAAGCAGATGAGAGCAAAGGGTCCACATCCCAGTATAACCCTCATGGTCATGGCCTGGGGGACTTAACTTCCTCCCACTAGGTtccattctttgtttgtttgtttgtttcttgttctgtttttcaagacagggtttctctgtgtagccctggctgtcttggaactcactctgtataccaggctggcctcgaactcagaaatctgcctgcctctgcctcccaagtgctgagattaaaggtgtgcggcaTCACTGCCCGGCACTAGGTTCCATTCTTAAAGGTTCCACCAGTTCCCTGTAGTATCACAAGCTGGTGACCAAGCCTTCAGCTCATGTACCTTGAGGGAAACTTATCCAAGCATCGGTATACTTCTGggcttccatcttcttcctttaTGACCCAAGGTGGAAATTGTCCCATCTCCTGCCAAAGCCACTCCTCTGATTCTGCTGCTGACTTCTCCCCAAGCTACGGTCTTATTCTGTAGTTTCCATGATGACAACTCTCCACCGTCTGGCTTCCTCTCACAGGGCACACATGCTGCAGTGACTTCTGTTCTCTGGGACACTTGGTGCTTTTACTCCAGAGCACTTTTGTCCAGCAGAGTCTTCTGCAGGAAGGAAAATGCTCTGTGTCATCAGCTGTCCCGTAAAGAGACCactagctacctgtggctatcaTGTACAAAATGCAGCTAGCAGGACTGAGGAGATGGACTTTTAGTTTTAAATAGTTACATTCAGAATAGGTATCTGTGGCTAGTGGCCCCCATCTGGACAGTGGAACTCAAAAGTGTAGCTCTGAGAACTATTACTTtaaatatacttacatacattGAAGCTTTGCCATTTCCAAGTTGGCCAATTGTTGTCATCCAAAAGTTCAACGCTAATTATAGAGGGGCTAAGGTAGTTCTGAACAAGAGGACTCAGAATTACACTTGCTAAGTGTAGGACTCTGGTTAGCTTCAGTGCTTACTGTGAGTGTGTGGCTGTCACCCTCACAATCGGCATCTTCACTGTTATCTGATGCACACACATTGCCTTTTCTAATTTCCAGTCAAGATGCTTGAATGGCCAGCAAAACTGGCTTAGTAAGTTTTGACTTGCGTTTTTAATCTGAAAtatattaggctagaataagaaATATGTACCTCCCATGTGGTAGAGGTGGGTATTGATTTGTTAAATTTTTGCTTCTATATGGGTGCATTGTGTACCACAGGGCAAGTAAAGTACACATTTCTCACCACagattacattaaaaataatcatgTTTCTCTCAAATTATCTGTTTAGGTCAAGTTTGTTTAATGACTAGTTTGAGTAAAGACTGATATTTTGGAGTTGAAATCTGGTGGCTTTTGTCAGTCTTCACCTTGATTTTTTGACATGGCTCCTTATTGTCTCTTGAATAAAGTTCAGATCCCTTTTGGTCGCTGtactgggtggttttttttttgtgttaatatgacacaagctggagttatcatagagaaacgagcttcccttgaggaaatgcctctatgagatccagctgtaaggcattttcttaattagtgatcaagaggggagggcccattgtgggtggtaccatccctgggctggtagtcttgggttctataagagagcaagctgagcaagccaggggaaacaagcaaataagtagcatccctccatggcctctgcatcagctcctgatcctgacctgcttgagttcctgtcctgacctcctttggtgatgaacagcaatgtggaagtgtaagctgaataaatcctttcctctccaacttgtttcttggtcatgatgttttatgcaggactagaaaccatgactaagacaGTGATCCAAATAGCCACCCATGGCCCTATACACATACTCTATCCAGGTACAATGACCTCTCCATAATTTCCCAAGTACACCTTGACATGTTCAATGTCTTATACTGTTGTGATCCTTATAGAATTAAATTTCTCCCTTGAGAGTGAAGATTCATAATATAAAGTCcatgacaagattttttttccagtatggTGTACAGTGTGGTAAGGGAGGTTCACTTCTGTGCCCTTCCATCCTGGTTGCACATAAAGAAGGAGCTAAGAGCATCGCATTAGCTCTCTTGGGTTTCTGGCTGCTTCGTTACCTTTTGGGATAGAAATGCAAATGTTCGTTAGTCTTTCTCAAGACCTGATTGTGCCTCTGTGAAGGCATCCATTCATCCAGTGAGGTTGCCTAAGCACTTATTAGCACCTTCCAAAAGGTCCCTTTGGTGAATACAAAGAACAAGAGGTCATCCTTGCTCTTTATCATTTTGTGTATGTCTTCTGATACATTGTAACattgtcaaaagaaagaaaataagctgCCAGGAAACTTCACCACTAAGAGAAATCACTtttgggttggggggtggggactgGGGATAAAGTCTATTGCCTATTTCCTGCCACTTGAGTGCAAACTCTAGATGAATAAGGATTTTTCATTCAATCAATTCTGTACTTTCCATACTTAGAACAGGGCCTGGGATATAGGATATACTACTTAATGCTTGCCTATTCATTGAAATATGCTGGGGGTAAACAAAAAAttccatacattaaaaaaaagtggCCTGGGTTTTTAACTGTGAGATTCTGGAAGGCTGGGTTGATGCCTCTGTGTTTCTCTGGGCTTGACTGGGACTGACCGTCTTCTAGGCTCTGCTAAATGCCAGTGTTAAGAAGTTCCAGAGTGGAGGTTTTGGTCCTTCTCATCCCTCCACAtcttaaagaaaatgttcttgCCATGGTGACAATGGCTTTAAAGGGAGGAATCTAAgaaatcaaggggaaaaaaatcaggtgattaaaacaaaacacaaaaggaaaagatCAGGAAAACAACATTTTAATGTAATTAGCCACCACTGGGAGTACATCTGAAAACACTGGCTCACCTTTACCTGGTAGCCAACTGAAGTGGAAAATTTGACCAGAGGTGGTGACCATGTTAAGACAGCTCATTAACAGCACTTGTTTGATTTTCTCTGAGGACAAAACACGGACGCCAAAGTTTaatgttattaaaaaatatttacccaATTCCAAATTCAACAAAAAGCTGAAGGTCTAGGCATTATTTCTGTGGCTggtctcctccccccacccacggTGGTGATTAAATTGAACTGACTGAAATGATGTTCTCGGCATCAGCTATTTATGCCAGGCCCTTGAAGTGGCAGCCATCATTGCACACTGAAATTACCCAAGGCTTGTTTTAGTGAGATGCCTGTCCATTAAGAACCATGCTGAATGCAGAACTGGCGGCTAAGGAAAGAATCAAAGGCAAGAGAACATCATAGCCCTCAAGGGGATTTCCATGCaagcctgtatgtgtgtgcatgagtatgtatgtgaatgGGGGCGCCCCGTGAGTACAGATTCATTTAAGCCTGCTAGTTGTCCttttctgcatgtagaaaaattgCCCTAGACTTCATTTCCCAGTTTCCTTTGTATATCAGCAAGACCATGTGACTAAATGCCCACTGTGACATCATTCCTGGCTAATGGAATGTGGGCAGAATGGATGTGGACTTTCAGGCCTGGCCCTCAAACACTCTGCCCTCCTTTCCCATGGGCTGAtgttaaaaagtgtgtgtgtaaagaataaattaatatatgtgTAAATTAATTATGCACTGTTAATGTGTCATCCAGGCTTGAGCCTCTGGTGAAAAGCTGGTAGTCAtcgtgtctttctttcttccttttccttttcctcttcctcctcctcctctccctcctccttctcctcctctttctccttttcttcttctagtACTTGATTGATGCTCTATTCCCTAACCATGTTACTTTTCATGTTATCACATGGAGTCACTGTAGACCTTCCGTAATCACTGTAATATGAGACACCAATGGAGGATAATCCCTTTACTTTAAGCCATTCAAAATAATTCATGTTAACCAATCCACAGAAGGCCTGTGAAGTGGGACTTCACCCTTGTAGCCTTGCAGCTCCACCTTCTATCCCAGGCACCTCTATTCTAGGCACAATCACTCTTGTGGTCCTACCTGGAAGGAGCAATTAAGTAACAAAGAATTCTGCCTCTCATTTACAAAGTGATACTGTGGCATATTTCACCATCTTTGCATCTTACAAAATGAGCCagattacagaaaacaaaaggcatGGCTAATCCTTAAGCAGTCAGCATTCTTAGAGGTAGAAGGTAGacatttgtttttcctgtttctgcATCAAACATTTGCTATGTCCACATACGTATGTATCTATGGTCCACAGCAGCGCATCAGAGACTTCTTTAATTGGCATTCTGCAAAGTATCAGCGATCTTGAGCACCTTTCCATGGGTCTGTGAACCAAGTGGGGAGTGGAGAGCTCTCTGAAGTGTGTCCACTCTTTCCTAGTCTTGTCTCTTTATCTTCAGACCAAAGCTAAGCTTGCCTGCATGGTTTCCATGCTCCTCTTGGCATTGGCTCTAGGTATGTCTCAGACATTGTGCTGTTTGACATTTCCCTGCTTGCATGGAAAACTCTATCTTTGGTCTCTGTTCTAATCCAGCCTGGTTGCTGCCTAGGCTGTTCCATCTGCCCAGGAAACTTGTTGAGCCCTTTGATTCTCCTCAAAtatccacacagacacaacagATGTGTCCTCACATAACATATTGAGGTCACCTCCAGGATCCTGTTCTGGGGCACCCTCTCATTTGTACTTACCGATTTTAGCTTTTACTACTTTGTTTGTTGATTCATTTTTTTAACCTTCCCACAGACTATAAACTTGCTGAATATTGCATGTTTTGTGGTCTCTGTACCAAGCATGATAACTGAA from Arvicanthis niloticus isolate mArvNil1 chromosome 7, mArvNil1.pat.X, whole genome shotgun sequence includes these protein-coding regions:
- the Ccdc185 gene encoding coiled-coil domain-containing protein 185 gives rise to the protein MHCEVSGASQATWITGSERGLGVHSGPLKVRRPSCRLWASRKGSMADFHLFSPQPYGELGEPLLAGEQELEAQLGWPELSLNPWAQTTGAEIETEVPWVHQKCSPTGRSRRRGYITSPRESHSLTHVARRPSDRARKHRSGNLHLEEACGEAPTKSSRTWQKQQQQPPNQSGPRYPTAWGDSSPQYPGKTFSSAGAGNLLVEKTHTGDRWAVPVCRHLWSPSSVLTDKSSVHSQEFWKQSTCVCTQNRSDHDRTESLNKYNRPFASCKEKSSHHAQVLKSKLDEAVISFRDHKILALVLNRLKKAQRMRELQQQAAVAWEELKRSDQKVHLTLERERRLLLLQNQEQWQGQRGQHKPQRCHGHEQPHQSHKQQGSRRDRQAKSEVQLENESGRTVQVDSPETRGLDKMDKVQAQAEHLKQCQAQSLREQERVLQSVRDLNRLQLQKRLEAAGHKREQYMMENPKKVQESNLSTVVNFQARKVLMDCQAKAEELLRKLSLEQSSQDIREALVKGRHREQQGKVQTEAEQFQRVRWRAEEAEELLQVSKRVLAELAEQKIRQPRSHAHKTTKDRAQHLQELNILRERNHHILKLKAEKEEKCHIEGIKEAIKKKEQRLEQMTSGKDPIFQEYQKVPPASKINRCFDQVAAETQLPLHQQGGVY